The region TCGTCGTCCGCCCCAAGATCGAGGATCGCCAGGCGCGCCGGCATCGCTTCCGCAGCGCGCCAGCCGGCGAGAAGCTCGAGCACCTGCCACGCCTGCCTGGAGGCTTCATCCTGTCCACTCGGAGACTCGGCCAGCACGAGTACCGCTGTGCCGCGGGCGCCAATCGCGTCGAGGCGCTCCCGCAAGGCCGCGGGCGCGGCACCGTAGAGGTTCATGCCCCTCCCTCCATCATCAGGGGGATGACGTGGAGCGCGTGGTCGAGCAGTGGCGCGCCGCGGTCGACCGTCAGGACCCGCCCGTCGAGCCCGTCGAGGAGGCCGCTCGCCAGGGCGACGGCGGCCTCGCCGGCCTGCTCCGGCGTCACGCCGTAGCGCGCGAGGCGCCCGACGAGCCGGCCCGCCTCGTCGGGGAACATTTGCTCGAGACTCTGCGTGAGGAGGTGCCGGGTCCGCAGCACGAAGGCGCGCTGGCCCGAGCGGGAGAGCGTGGCGACGAGCGCCTCGAGCGCGGCCTTGGCCAGGGCTACCGGCACGTAGCCTGGGTAGCACCTGTCGGGGCCGTCGGACGAGGTGGCGATGACACGCGTGGGGGCGCGCCCGAGGTAGTACGTGATCGCGCGGGTGATGGCGACCACGGGCCACGCGCTCCAGTCGAGCGTGCGCCGCAGGTCCCGCTCTCGCAGCGTCAGTGGGTCGGGACAAGGGAGGGCCACGCACACGTTGCTCACGAAGACGTCGATGTGCGTGCGCCGCTCGCGCAGGAAGGAAAGGAGTCTCTCCGTGTCCGCGCTGTCGCCCGCATCCGCTTCGACGATCAGCGGGGCCACCCCTCCCACCTCTGCGAACTGGCGCGCGAGTTCTCCCTCGTCCGCGCTGTTCCACCGGTGCGTGAGCACCACGCGCGCGCCCCGCGCGCCGAAGGCGAGACCGATGGCTAGCCCCAGGCCGCGCGTGCCACCCGTCACCAGCACGGTCTGCCCATGGAAGTCGAAGGGGTTGGTCATCACTAGACCGGGCCCGGTTTCAGCAGGGAACAGCAGTTTATCCCGCCGAAGCCGAAACTGTTCTTGAGCACGTGGCGCGGCCGCAGATCGGCCCCAGCGTTCGCGCACACGTCCAGGTCGATCTGGGGATCGAGGACCTCAACGTTGATCGACGGGTGCAGCCGCCCGCCGCGCATCTGGAGGATCGCCGCGACGGTCTCGACCGCCGGTGCCGACCAGCAGGTGTGACCGAGCATCGACTTGGGCGCGTTAATCTTGAGGTTCTGCGCGTGGGCCCCGAAGACCTCGTGCAGTGCGCGGAGCTCCGAGACATCGCCGAGCTGGGTCGACGTGGCGTGCGCGCACACGAAGTCCACCTCTTCCTTCGGAACCCCGGTCTCCGCGAGAAGCTGCCCGATCGTCCGGCTCTGACCTTCCGTGCTGGGCGCCGGGAGATGCGAGCCGTCGGAGGTAGCCACGCACCCGAGCACTTCGGCGTAGATGCGGGCGTCGCGCCGCCGCGCGTGCTCGAGCTCCTCGAGCACGAGGGCCGCAGCCCCGTGGGAAGGGACGAAGCCCTCGCGGTGGAGGTCGAAGGGCCGGCTCGCGCGTTCCGGCGCGTCGTTGAAGGACTGGAACGAGATGGCGCCGAGCAGCGCCATGGCATGCAGGCCGATCGGCGAGAAGTCCAGGCACGCGCCCGCGAGCAACACGACGTCCAGCCCGTGGTGGCGGATCTCGTCGAGCCCGGCGCGCAGTCCGAGGTTCGCCGAGGCGCACGCCCCGCCCATGGTATAGGTGGGGCCGCGAAGCCCGAGCGCCTCGCCGATACTGGCCGCGTGGTCGGTGTCCAGGTCGAGCACCCCGATCTGGGCGTCCATCCAGTCCGGCTCCTCCATGAACACGTGGTGCTGCCGGATGAGATAGTGCTCGTTCAGGTTGTGCCCGCCCACGATGACCCCGGCCCGGCTCGGGTCGAAGCCAAACCCGAGCGCGGCGTCGAGCCACCCGTCGAGGCCGACGATCAGGCTCAACCGGGTAGACATGGGAGCCGTGCGAAAGAGCTTGCTCAGCCGTGCGTGGTGCTCCTCGGGGATGCGCTCGAGCAGCGCCTGGAGGCGCGCGGCCGCGTCATAGCCAGACAAGTCGCCTCCGACCTTCGAGTAGACGCGGGGGTCGTCGAAGAACTTCCATCGGGTGATTGCCGAACGGCCGGCGAGCAAGCTCTGATAGAAGGCGCCCAGCTCGTCGCCGAGCGGCGTGACGACCCCCATCCCCGTGACCACGACGCGGCGACGCATATTCCCCAGGAGCGTGTTTCTGAGAAGGAAAGCAGCGCAACGCTATACAACGATCCGGCTGAGGGCAAGCGGAATGGCCTCGTGCCGCGATGCCACCGTCGGCCGCTCCACAGTTCCGGCCTCGCCCATCGCACGTTGACCCCCCGCGCCGCCCTGAGTAAGGTCGGTACCTCGTCATCCTCTGGGGGCCTCCGATGCGACCTTTCCGATCCGGCATCCTGCTGCTCGCGCTCGCAGCCAGCTCCGGCTGCACCGTCGAGCTGCTCCACGACATCGACGAGTCCGAGGCCAACGAGATCCTCGACGCGCTCCAGCGGGACGGAATCGGTGCGAAGAAGCACCGGGTGACCCAGGGCAACAAGCCGACCTACATGCTCGAGGTGCGCCGCGCCGACGCGCCGCAAGCCTGGCGCATCCTCCGGCAGCAGAGTCTCCCGCAGCCGAAGCGCAGCGGCCTCGGGGAGGTCTTCGGGAAGGTGGGGCTCGTGCCCACGGCAACCCAGGAGCGCGCGATGCTGCGGCACGCTCTGTCGGGAGAGCTCTCCCGGACCCTGCAGAGCGTGGAGGGAGTGCGAGAGGCGCGCGTGCACGTGGTCCTGCCCGAACGCGACCCGCTCGCGCCCCTCGACGCGGCGGCGCCCCGGCCGCGGGCGTCGGTGCTGCTCAAGGTGGCAGGCACCGCGCCCCTCACCGAACCGCAGGTCCGTCAGCTCGTGGCCGGCGCGGTGGACGGCCTCGATGCGGCATCGGTGAGCGTGGTCATCGTGCGCGGGCAGCCGGCCCCGAGCCGAGCCGCGGAGGTCGCGGCCCTGGCCTCCGTGGGGCCGTTCGTGGTGGACGCCTCGAGTCGCGCCACCCTCCTCGTGACGCTGGTGGGAATGGTCCTCGCGCTCTTGACGCTGGGCCTCGGCCTGCTCTTTGCGCTCAGGCGACAGCGGAGTCTGCGATTGGCCCTCGTGGACGCGCAGGCGGCGCCGACCGGCCTCGCCGCGGTGGACCTGGACTCGAGCCTGGCCTTGCTCAACCGCTCGCTGCAGGTCTCGCGCCCCGGGGGCTCGCGTACGGGCAACCGGCTCTCCTGATAGCGGGCCGCCCTACTGCAGCAGGAAGGGGTAGGTGATGGTCATGTCCTT is a window of Deltaproteobacteria bacterium DNA encoding:
- a CDS encoding SDR family oxidoreductase, producing the protein MTNPFDFHGQTVLVTGGTRGLGLAIGLAFGARGARVVLTHRWNSADEGELARQFAEVGGVAPLIVEADAGDSADTERLLSFLRERRTHIDVFVSNVCVALPCPDPLTLRERDLRRTLDWSAWPVVAITRAITYYLGRAPTRVIATSSDGPDRCYPGYVPVALAKAALEALVATLSRSGQRAFVLRTRHLLTQSLEQMFPDEAGRLVGRLARYGVTPEQAGEAAVALASGLLDGLDGRVLTVDRGAPLLDHALHVIPLMMEGGA
- a CDS encoding secretion protein — protein: MRPFRSGILLLALAASSGCTVELLHDIDESEANEILDALQRDGIGAKKHRVTQGNKPTYMLEVRRADAPQAWRILRQQSLPQPKRSGLGEVFGKVGLVPTATQERAMLRHALSGELSRTLQSVEGVREARVHVVLPERDPLAPLDAAAPRPRASVLLKVAGTAPLTEPQVRQLVAGAVDGLDAASVSVVIVRGQPAPSRAAEVAALASVGPFVVDASSRATLLVTLVGMVLALLTLGLGLLFALRRQRSLRLALVDAQAAPTGLAAVDLDSSLALLNRSLQVSRPGGSRTGNRLS
- a CDS encoding beta-ketoacyl-[acyl-carrier-protein] synthase family protein, yielding MRRRVVVTGMGVVTPLGDELGAFYQSLLAGRSAITRWKFFDDPRVYSKVGGDLSGYDAAARLQALLERIPEEHHARLSKLFRTAPMSTRLSLIVGLDGWLDAALGFGFDPSRAGVIVGGHNLNEHYLIRQHHVFMEEPDWMDAQIGVLDLDTDHAASIGEALGLRGPTYTMGGACASANLGLRAGLDEIRHHGLDVVLLAGACLDFSPIGLHAMALLGAISFQSFNDAPERASRPFDLHREGFVPSHGAAALVLEELEHARRRDARIYAEVLGCVATSDGSHLPAPSTEGQSRTIGQLLAETGVPKEEVDFVCAHATSTQLGDVSELRALHEVFGAHAQNLKINAPKSMLGHTCWSAPAVETVAAILQMRGGRLHPSINVEVLDPQIDLDVCANAGADLRPRHVLKNSFGFGGINCCSLLKPGPV